One genomic segment of Stenotrophomonas sp. 704A1 includes these proteins:
- the nudE gene encoding ADP compounds hydrolase NudE — protein sequence MTDDRARRPLPIIHRITDEENGPFQRQHLDLEFSNGEHRRFERLVSRGHGAVVVVPMLDEETVLLVREYAAGMHRYELGLVKGRIDAGETPEQAADRELKEEAGYGARRLDVLRAMTLAPTYMSHQSWLVVARGLYPEKLPGDEPEELEVVPWKLAELDRLMLREDFSEGRSLAALFIARQWLQGTR from the coding sequence ATGACCGATGACCGCGCCAGGCGCCCGCTGCCGATCATCCATCGGATCACCGATGAGGAGAACGGGCCGTTCCAGCGCCAGCACCTGGACCTGGAGTTCTCCAACGGCGAGCATCGGCGCTTCGAACGGCTGGTCAGCCGTGGTCATGGCGCGGTGGTGGTGGTGCCGATGCTGGACGAGGAAACGGTCCTGCTGGTGCGTGAATACGCCGCCGGCATGCACCGCTACGAGCTGGGCCTGGTCAAGGGCCGCATCGATGCCGGTGAAACGCCTGAACAGGCCGCCGACCGCGAGCTGAAGGAAGAGGCCGGCTATGGCGCGCGGCGGCTGGACGTGCTGCGCGCGATGACGCTGGCGCCGACCTACATGAGTCACCAGTCCTGGCTGGTGGTGGCGCGCGGGCTGTACCCGGAGAAGCTGCCCGGCGACGAGCCGGAGGAGCTGGAAGTGGTGCCCTGGAAACTGGCCGAGCTGGACCGGCTGATGCTGCGTGAGGACTTCTCCGAGGGACGTTCACTGGCGGCGCTGTTCATCGCCCGGCAGTGGCTGCAGGGAACACGATGA
- the cysQ gene encoding 3'(2'),5'-bisphosphate nucleotidase CysQ, which translates to MIKLTTELRETTIAIAQEAGQAIMQVYRQGFDVTLKADDSPVTAADLAADRVIQQGLRQLTPDLPILSEESAVVPWEQRQHWSAYWLVDPLDGTRDFVKRNGEFSVNIALIYQGAPAFGVVQSPVTGIVWHAMRGELAYRRQGVHDTVLRTRTPATVPLRVAASRSHRSPQTTALLERMGEIETVVQGSSLKFCRIAEGGLDVYPRLGPTSEWDTAAGQCVLHAAGGAVLSAATGKPFRYNRRPTLLNGDFIALGDTSLPWRDWLSD; encoded by the coding sequence ATGATCAAGCTGACCACGGAACTGCGTGAAACCACGATCGCCATCGCCCAGGAAGCCGGGCAGGCGATCATGCAGGTCTACAGGCAGGGCTTCGATGTCACCCTCAAGGCCGACGACAGTCCGGTCACCGCCGCCGACCTGGCCGCTGACCGGGTGATCCAGCAGGGCCTGCGCCAGCTGACGCCGGACCTGCCGATCCTGTCCGAGGAATCGGCGGTGGTGCCGTGGGAGCAGCGCCAGCACTGGAGTGCGTACTGGCTGGTCGATCCGCTCGACGGCACGCGTGATTTCGTCAAGCGCAACGGCGAGTTCAGCGTCAACATCGCGCTGATCTATCAGGGCGCGCCGGCGTTCGGCGTGGTCCAGTCGCCGGTGACCGGCATCGTCTGGCATGCCATGCGCGGCGAGCTGGCCTATCGCCGGCAGGGGGTGCATGACACCGTGCTGCGCACCCGTACGCCGGCCACCGTACCGTTGCGGGTGGCGGCCAGCCGTTCGCATCGTTCGCCGCAGACCACCGCCCTGCTGGAGCGGATGGGCGAGATCGAGACCGTGGTGCAGGGATCCTCGCTGAAGTTCTGCCGCATCGCCGAAGGCGGCCTGGACGTCTACCCGCGGCTGGGGCCGACCTCCGAATGGGATACCGCCGCGGGCCAGTGCGTGCTGCACGCGGCCGGCGGCGCGGTGCTCTCGGCGGCGACCGGCAAGCCGTTCCGCTACAACCGCCGGCCGACGCTGCTGAACGGCGATTTCATCGCGCTGGGGGATACCAGCCTGCCGTGGCGCGACTGGCTGTCCGATTGA